The Halomicrobium zhouii region GGACGTCGACGACGAGCCGGCCGGCGAACAGGCCGGCGAGGACGACGAGCGGGAAGGCGAGTCCGAGCCGGCGGTCCGAATCCCCGGCGTTGAGGGCGACGTAGGCGCCGAGCGGGGTGAGGAATCCGACGACGACCAAGAGCCAGGACCCACGCGAGACGGCCGGGAGTCCGTCGACGACGGGGACGGCGGCGAACGCGACCAGGACGAGGGCGGCGGCGAGCGAGTGGCCCCGGCGGTCGGTCGTCCGCGACGCGACGTACCTGTCCGCCAGGACGACGGCGGGCACCAGAACGGTGAGGAAGTAGACCCCCGGCGTCCCCAGCAGGGTCGCGGTCTGGAGGAGGAGTTCTTCGGGCATCGTGAGGACGTCGAACGGACTCGCGAGTTGCTGGCCGATCACCAGCAGCAGGTCGTCGAGGGCCGTCAGGAACGCACCGACGAACAGCCACGCGCCGGCAGTCGTCCCGGCCCAGGCAGCGGTGTCGTCGACGTACCGGGCGTAGCCCAGCAGCGCGAGCGTCGGGCCGAGGATGAACAGCGAGTGGGCGAACCAGACGTCGGAGCCCACGATGATCGAGAGCACGACGACGAGCGCCAGCGCGACGAGCGTCCCGCCGAGTATCACCGACAGGACGCCACTTATCGTCGAACGCGCCGCCGGTCGGCCGCTGACGTACCAGAGGAACCCGGCCGTGGGGGCCACCAGCGTGAGCAGGAAGACGACGTACCAGGCGGGGGCCGCCGCGTCGAGGCCGAAGGCGTCGTAGCTGACGTAGGCGAGCAGGATGGCCAGCGAGACGATGCCGAGCAGCGAGGCGGCCAGCGTGAGGTACTCGAAGACGACGCCCTTGACCCGGCTGACCTGTCCGAACCCGTCGTCGGTCGCGGTGTCGGTGGCCATCTCAGTACTCCTCCCTGTAGCGCTGTGCGACGAGGTCGCTGATGAGGTTCATGATCAGGGTGATGGCGAACAGCGTCAGTCCGATGGCGAAGAGGCTGCGGTAGGCGAGCGACTGGGTGGCGACGTCGCCCACCGCCAGGTTGACGATGGCGACGGTCATCGTCATCCCGGGTTCGAGGAACTGGTCGAACAGCTCCGTCGGGGAGACGAAGGGGAGACCGCCGATGGAACTGGTCTCCGGCAGGTTCGCCTTCGCCCCCACGATGATGACGACGGCCATCGTCTCGCCGATGGCCCGCGAGATGGCGAGGATGAACGAGGAGACGATGCCCGAGACGGCGGAGGGAACCACGACGGACGTGGACACCTCGAACTTCGTGGCACCGAGGCCGTACCCCGCGTTGCGCAGCGAGTCCGGCACGGAACTCATCGCGTCCTCGCTGATGGAGGAGACCATGGGGATGATCATGATGCCGACGATGATCGACCCCGAGAGGATGTTGAACGTCGAGATGGAGGGGAAGATGACGGAGAGGGCGGGGGTCAGGTAGACGAGACCGAGGAAGCCGTAGACGACCGTCGGGATGCCGGCCAGCACTTCCAGCGCGGGTTTGAGTATCGACCGCACGCGCGGGCTGGCGTACTCGGAGAGGTAGATAGCGGTCAGGAGGCCGACCGGGAGCGCGAGCGCGGCGGCGCCGATGGTCACCATCACCGTCCCGAACACGAGCGGGAGCACGCCGAACTCGACCGGCCGGATGGTCGGGCTCCAGCGGGTTCCCGTGAGGAAGTCGAGGAGCGGCACCTCGGCGAAGAAGCTCACCGCCTCGGTCAGGAGCGCGAGGACGATCGCGATCGTGGTCAGGACCGACAGGAGTGCACAGACGAAAAACAGCGCGTGATAGAGGCGTTCACGGACGGTCTGGAATCCCCGGCCGCCCGACAGGTCCGGCGTCTGTGCCTCGTCACTCATCTTGCTGGCTCTTTCACGCACTGTTTGAAAAATGGCTCGGGTTCGTTACGTTCCGGGTACATAGTGTGGGCGAAACCGTGCTGGACCGGGCTACTCGCTCGATTCGATGAACTCGTTGAGCTGGTCGAGTTGCGTCTGCA contains the following coding sequences:
- the pstA gene encoding phosphate ABC transporter permease PstA; translated protein: MATDTATDDGFGQVSRVKGVVFEYLTLAASLLGIVSLAILLAYVSYDAFGLDAAAPAWYVVFLLTLVAPTAGFLWYVSGRPAARSTISGVLSVILGGTLVALALVVVLSIIVGSDVWFAHSLFILGPTLALLGYARYVDDTAAWAGTTAGAWLFVGAFLTALDDLLLVIGQQLASPFDVLTMPEELLLQTATLLGTPGVYFLTVLVPAVVLADRYVASRTTDRRGHSLAAALVLVAFAAVPVVDGLPAVSRGSWLLVVVGFLTPLGAYVALNAGDSDRRLGLAFPLVVLAGLFAGRLVVDVLGVAQPEPWFDWQLLTSPASATPADAGLYPAIIGSVFIIVLVALFTVVFGVGAAVFLEEYAASSGPVGKLTRFIQVNISNLAGVPSVVYGLLGLALFLRLIGMGAGTVIVAALTLSLLILPIVIISAQEALRSVPDDMRQASYGMGATRWQVIKTVVLPEALPGILTGTILALGRAIGETAPLILIGIASFVTWAPDGIFSRVTAMPMQIYSWAFYPDPGFRHGVVPAGVITLLAVLLAMNSVAIFVRNRYERST
- the pstC gene encoding phosphate ABC transporter permease subunit PstC — protein: MSDEAQTPDLSGGRGFQTVRERLYHALFFVCALLSVLTTIAIVLALLTEAVSFFAEVPLLDFLTGTRWSPTIRPVEFGVLPLVFGTVMVTIGAAALALPVGLLTAIYLSEYASPRVRSILKPALEVLAGIPTVVYGFLGLVYLTPALSVIFPSISTFNILSGSIIVGIMIIPMVSSISEDAMSSVPDSLRNAGYGLGATKFEVSTSVVVPSAVSGIVSSFILAISRAIGETMAVVIIVGAKANLPETSSIGGLPFVSPTELFDQFLEPGMTMTVAIVNLAVGDVATQSLAYRSLFAIGLTLFAITLIMNLISDLVAQRYREEY